The Chengkuizengella sediminis genome segment ATCCTACTCTACCATCAGCAGCTATATTTAGTTTAATGTACATTGGACTTCCCATACTAATAAACATTCTTCCAGAATCGATTTCCGGCATAGAAACCCAATCTGTTTCACTCATTTTATTAAAATAATTAGCATAATTCTCACCATTTTTCGTTAAATGACCAGGTGCATCGTTATCACTAACTGAACTAGCAATTAAATTCCCATTAGCATCAACATAACTAAGCTGTCCTGTTGCTTTGTTATACCCATAAATTGCCCAATAAATTTCATCATCTGAATACTGACCGTTTGTTCCATTTTGCAATTGGAAAGTCATCACCCCGTTACCTGTAGGGAAATCAGGGACATCACCAGGATCTGTCGGATCCGTTGGGTCTGGATCAACTGGATCTGTTGGGTCCGTTGGATCTGTTGGGTCCGTTGGGTCCGTTGGGTCTGTTGGTGAAATACCAGTTGATTTTAGAATCATTTCATCAATACGAACGATCTTTGCAGTCCCCACACCTTCAAAACGAATAAATTTAGCGTTTACAAGATTTGCATTAAAATCTGCTAATGGGACTTGTATTGTACTATAGTTTGTTGTCAGATTCCCATAATTAGATAAAGATAGCGAATGATTAGAATCATCATTTAAGACTAAATTAATATATTCCTCTTCTCCACCTGATCCACCTTTTAATACTAACTCTAAAGTATCATAAGCAGAAATATCTCTATTAACGAATTGATCAAAAGATTCAGGAGAACTGCCTCCATTAAAGAAGAAATACAGATTTGTATTCCCTTCTAGATTGTAAGTACCACCGTTTCTTACAATTGCTTGACCTAAGTCATTTTGATTCCCGTTCCATTGTATCCATTCATTGAAATCATCCACTACAAGTGGTGGAGCATCCGGATTGGGTTCGGGGTTAGGTGTCGGTTCTGGTTCCGGAGTTGGTTCTGGTGTTGGTTCTGGTGTCGGTTCTGGCTCAACTACTTCACCATGTGTCCCAGTAAATAAAGATGTATCGTAAGCAGGTATTCCATTATTGTAAGTAAAAGAAAAACTTACAACATCTCCTGCTTGTAAATTGTTCAAGTTATGTGTAAAAGTACTCCCATTTTGATTCATTCTAACATTTTGTTGTCCACCTGAATTTACTTTGTAATGAACATCAACCCAGCTTGTATTCACATTAGATGTAAAAGAGATTTGTGATGAACTTGCACTTAATGTTTTTAATTCAGCTATATAATCATCTGCAGCAGACACGACATTGCCAGAAACTAATGATGACAATACTAACGACAACATCATTGTTATCGTTACCATTTTCTTTAACATATTTTCTCCTCCAAGTCATTCTTTAATAATGTTTAACATAATAAAAATGATTTTTTTATTATTTTTTAAAGGATTTTTTTTATTTTTGTTGAATTAATAAATTACAGATAATAATTTCAAAGCATATTTGTAAAGTGATTAATTATTGCAAAAACATAAAAATTTCCAATTCATACATAAAATTATAATTATTAAACAGGTACTATACATTATCTTCATAACTTCATAAACTAGCATTAAATCATTTATCTGTTATGAGGAATAATCATACAGGTAACATTGCAGTATTACATAAAAGCATAGAACAATACAAATTAAATGCTAACAAAAGCTAGGCTTTATAAACATAAAGATCATTTGTTGTGACTTCATTCACACTATGTATTGTTCAAACATGAATTTAAGTAAAACTAGCATTATAATTAAAAAATTAAAAATTAAATAACATATTTTTTTTAAAAGGAAAATCAAATTCTTTTAAATTGAAACATTTTTGAAAACGTTTTCTTTATTGGATTGTAACTAAAATTTCTCTTTAACTGTGAACAACGACTAAAAATTCCTCTTTTCCCCCTTTCTTTTTTCTTAGTCTCCCTTCTTCCCAACCATTTTCATTCATTCATTGAAATTTTGAATGTGTATATATAACCATAACATATGCAGTATATGAATTCTATAGTAAAAAGGATACAGAAATATGTAGATTTTGATGTGCATAGCTAGTCAAAAAGATATAGAATTTGACCTCTAATCATCTTCTACTTCTATTAAAAATACTTTTTCCTTAAAACCACCTCTTTTTTTTACCTTCTCCTCTCTTATGTTCTCAAGTTCATCTCTTGAAACCCCGTGTCCATGTGCTAATGTATGTATAATCTCCAGCATATCGGCTAACTCATGTAATGCATCTTCATCATTGCTTGCTTCAAGATATTCATCTAACTCTTCTTTCAATTTTAATCGAAGCTCTGTTACGTACTCATCCTCAGTTAAAATCCTTGTTTTATATCTCTTCCCAGTATGGTTAATTATTTTAGGTATTTGATCTCTAACTAACTTGTTATATGTTGGCATTTCAATCTCCTTGTTGATATTAGTCTTTGATATTTTGATTTTACCAAATGAAATAAGGTCATTGATAGTAGTTCATGATAAAATATATTAAGGTGCATTTTCATTTAACCTATAATACATAACAAGAAGGTTGGAAAAAACTTTATATATATGTTATAAATAAGATTAAATTTTATGTGAACATGATCTTTAAAATAAGGAAGGTTGGAAATGATGGAAAATAACACATCTAATATTATTAGACCCATTATTCAAAAAGATTTAGAAACAGGTAAACGTGATCATGTGATCACTCGTTTTCCACCTGAACCGAATGGCTACCTACATATTGGACACGCAATGTCGATCATAACTAACTTTGATCTTGCCGATGAATTTAATGGGAAAACAAACTTACGCTTTGATGATACCAATCCTTTGAAAGAGGATGTGGAATTCGTTCAATCCATCAAAGAAGATGTACAATGGCTTGGTTTTGATTGGGATGGGTTATTTTTTGCTTCAGATTATTTTGAAGAAATGTACAATCGAGCGATATTATTAATTAAAAAAGGGTTAGCTTATGTCGATGATCTTTCCGCTGATGAGATTCGTGCTTATCGTGGCACTTTAACTGAACCAGGTAAAAACAGTCCTTATCGTGATCGAACTATAGAAGAGAATCTTGATTTGTTTGATCGCATGCGTAAAGGTGAATTTGAAAATGGACAAAAAGTTTTACGAGCTAAAATTGATATGAGTTCATCTAATATTAATATGAGAGATCCTGTCTTATATCGAATTGCACATACAACACACCATAATACTGGAGATAAGTGGTGTATTTATCCAATGTATGCCTTTGCTCATCCGATAGAGGATGCCATAGAAGATGTGACACATTCTATCTGTACACTTGAGTTTGAAGATCAAAGACCTCTATATAATTGGATTATTGAACAAACGGAAATGGAAAGCAAACCTCAACAAATTGAATTTGGTCGTTTAAACGTAACAAATACGGTCATGAGTAAACGAAAATTAAAGCAGTTAGTAGATGAAAAGTTTGTCGATGGATGGGATGATCCTCGTATGCCAACCATTTCTGCTCTTAGAAGAAGAGGTTTTACTGCAGAAGCCATTCGTACCTTTATTCGTGAATTAGGTGTAACTAGAGGAGATGGGGCTGTTGATTCTCGAATGCTTGACCATTATGTTAGAGAAGATTTAAAACTAAAATCACCCCGTACGATGGGGGTTCTACGTCCTTTAAAAGTAGTGATAACCAATTATCCAGAAGGAAAAGTTGAGATGTTAGATGCGGAAATCAACCCTGAAAATCCTGAGATGGGGATAAGACAAATTCCTTTTTCAAGAGAAATTTATATTGAACAAGAAGATTTCATGGAGAATCCACCTAAAAAATATTTCCGCCTATTTCCCGGAAATGAAGTTCGATTGAAACATGCGTACTTCATTAAATGTGAAGATGTGATAAAAGATGAAAATGGAGAAGTCATTGAAATCCATTGTACCTATGATCCTGAAACAAAAAGTGGTTCAGGATTTACAGGACGCAAAGTAAAAGGAACACTACATTGGGTAGATGTTAATCATGCGATTCCAGCAGAATTCCGCTTATATGAACCATTGATATTAGATGAAGAGGAACAGCAAGTGGAAGAAAATGCTGAAGCAAAAACATTCTTAGATCATGTGAATCCGAATTCTTTACAAATTTTAAATGGTTTCATTGAGCCCAATATGAAGGATGTTAAACCACAGGATAAATTCCAATTCTTTAGACACGGTTATTTTAATGTAGATCCAAAACACACAACAAAAGATCACTTTGTGTTTAATATGATCGTATCCTTGAAAAGCTCATTTAGGATGTAATTTAGGACAAAAACTCCTTCATCGATTGCCTTCGACCGAAAGAATAACCTCTAAAACCACTTTACTTGTGATTTTAGAGGTTATTTGGTAAGTGTTAATTCAAAAAACAGATGCAGAAAAATAGAGCTGCACTCACGGCACAACTCCACCATTCTTTTCAATATAAGTGGGCGTTTACTTAATTTCCTTCTTCCATTAGATAGATAGTATCCAATTCTTC includes the following:
- a CDS encoding glycoside hydrolase family 64 protein; the encoded protein is MLKKMVTITMMLSLVLSSLVSGNVVSAADDYIAELKTLSASSSQISFTSNVNTSWVDVHYKVNSGGQQNVRMNQNGSTFTHNLNNLQAGDVVSFSFTYNNGIPAYDTSLFTGTHGEVVEPEPTPEPTPEPTPEPEPTPNPEPNPDAPPLVVDDFNEWIQWNGNQNDLGQAIVRNGGTYNLEGNTNLYFFFNGGSSPESFDQFVNRDISAYDTLELVLKGGSGGEEEYINLVLNDDSNHSLSLSNYGNLTTNYSTIQVPLADFNANLVNAKFIRFEGVGTAKIVRIDEMILKSTGISPTDPTDPTDPTDPTDPTDPVDPDPTDPTDPGDVPDFPTGNGVMTFQLQNGTNGQYSDDEIYWAIYGYNKATGQLSYVDANGNLIASSVSDNDAPGHLTKNGENYANYFNKMSETDWVSMPEIDSGRMFISMGSPMYIKLNIAADGRVGFAGPDLNNPTDPNQDIYFEWIEFTIDQWGYHGNSTRVDQFSFPITTRLVASDGYDRIVGETYTRDQLFTAFNNEMPAEFQTLVEEPYRIVAPGKGEFKPDGIYGNYFDNYVNEVWDFYRTNELIFTAEAGTFSGHVVGNDFVFSKNGGPHDLFIRNKPTTLEVFECSGPMDTGSSDEKVVEAQVCAALNRGIMYDPANWGNSNFFYQNDTANFYAKFWHDYSIDGLAYGFAYDDVRNYSTLLEHHDPDALFINVGW
- a CDS encoding nucleoside triphosphate pyrophosphohydrolase, giving the protein MPTYNKLVRDQIPKIINHTGKRYKTRILTEDEYVTELRLKLKEELDEYLEASNDEDALHELADMLEIIHTLAHGHGVSRDELENIREEKVKKRGGFKEKVFLIEVEDD
- a CDS encoding glutamine--tRNA ligase/YqeY domain fusion protein encodes the protein MENNTSNIIRPIIQKDLETGKRDHVITRFPPEPNGYLHIGHAMSIITNFDLADEFNGKTNLRFDDTNPLKEDVEFVQSIKEDVQWLGFDWDGLFFASDYFEEMYNRAILLIKKGLAYVDDLSADEIRAYRGTLTEPGKNSPYRDRTIEENLDLFDRMRKGEFENGQKVLRAKIDMSSSNINMRDPVLYRIAHTTHHNTGDKWCIYPMYAFAHPIEDAIEDVTHSICTLEFEDQRPLYNWIIEQTEMESKPQQIEFGRLNVTNTVMSKRKLKQLVDEKFVDGWDDPRMPTISALRRRGFTAEAIRTFIRELGVTRGDGAVDSRMLDHYVREDLKLKSPRTMGVLRPLKVVITNYPEGKVEMLDAEINPENPEMGIRQIPFSREIYIEQEDFMENPPKKYFRLFPGNEVRLKHAYFIKCEDVIKDENGEVIEIHCTYDPETKSGSGFTGRKVKGTLHWVDVNHAIPAEFRLYEPLILDEEEQQVEENAEAKTFLDHVNPNSLQILNGFIEPNMKDVKPQDKFQFFRHGYFNVDPKHTTKDHFVFNMIVSLKSSFRM